A single region of the Silene latifolia isolate original U9 population chromosome 8, ASM4854445v1, whole genome shotgun sequence genome encodes:
- the LOC141597031 gene encoding uncharacterized protein LOC141597031, which translates to MSYLLGLLFMGLLTFTPTTTTTATTTTTTTNSTTNDLKHLKRRRKPHNQDQNSQKSAKPADKPKSKSKSKPELKPKPKQASSWDQIKNLLTCKQVEGSRVHEPTKLSSSCGSMCSFRDVVHGNTSRVVHRSDNSSPESSSLGQEARLLGRTMTGSGTTNGSVLSRSLPGSVRSGASTHSVSSRRMPLTKLSGCYECHMIVDPSRYPIIPRSTVCTCPHCGEIFPKIESLEHHQAIRHAVSELGPEDSGRNIVEIIFKSSWMKKDNNNMCKIERILKVHNTQRTIQRFEDCRDVVKLRANNNTKKNPRCAADGNELLRFHCTTLTCSLGARASSSLCSSLPSCGVCNIIRHGFQGNKGVRTTASSGRAHDSLECSDGRRAMLVCRVIAGRVKRTVNDAMSPVDEITSSEVPPSNGSYDSIAGPTDVYANLEDLVVYNSRAILPCFVVIYKTVTMT; encoded by the exons ATGTCATACTTGCTTGGTCTACTCTTCATGGGTCTCCTAACtttcactcctacaactacaaCAACAGCTACTACTACAACTACTACTACTAACTCGACTACTAATGATCTAAAACACCTGAAACGCCGTCGTAAACCCCACAACCAGGACCAAAACTCGCAAAAGTCAGCTAAACCGGCTGATAAACCCAAGTCCAAGTCTAAGTCAAAGCCAGAGTTGAAGCCGAAGCCGAAGCAGGCATCATCATGGGATCAAATAAAGAACCTGCTGACGTGCAAACAAGTGGAAGGTTCTAGAGTACATGAACCCACCAAGCTTTCCTCATCGTGTGGGTCCATGTGTAGTTTCCGTGACGTGGTCCATGGTAATACCAGCCGAGTTGTTCACCGGTCCGATAACTCGTCTCCTGAGAGCAGCTCATTGGGTCAGGAAGCTCGACTTTTGGGTCGGACTATGACCGGTTCTGGAACTACTAATGGGTCGGTTTTGAGTCGTTCGTTACCGGGTTCTGTACGATCCGGTGCTAGTACACATTCTGTTTCGTCTAGGAGAATGCCCTTGACGAAGCTCTCTGGGTGTTACGAGTGTCACATGATTGTTGATCCTAGCAG GTATCCAATCATACCAAGATCAACAGTATGTACATGCCCTCATTGTGGAGAGATTTTTCCCAAAATTGAAAGTTTGGAACATCATCAAGCAATTAGACATGCAG TATCGGAGCTGGGTCCAGAAGATTCGGGTCGGAATATAGTAGAGATAATATTCAAATCAAGTTGGATGAAGAAAGACAATAATAATATGTGTAAGATCGAACGGATATTAAAAGTCCACAACACACAAAGAACGATTCAACGGTTTGAAGATTGTAGAGATGTTGTCAAGTTAAGAGCTAATAATAACACTAAGAAAAACCCAAGATGCGCCGCTGATGGTAATGAGTTACTTAGATTCCATTGCACTACTCTCACGTGCTCTCTTGGTGCACGTGCTTCTTCTAGCCTGTGTTCTTCCCTTCCTTCCTGTGGTGTTTGCAATATAATTAG GCATGGTTTTCAAGGAAACAAAGGAGTAAGAACAACAGCTAGTAGTGGAAGGGCACATGATTCATTAGAGTGCTCAGACGGGCGTAGGGCAATGCTAGTGTGTCGGGTGATCGCCGGAAGAGTGAAGCGCACCGTCAATGATGCCATGTCTCCGGTGGACGAGATTACGTCGtctgaggtaccacctagcaaTGGTTCTTATGACTCGATCGCTGGACCGACGGACGTGTACGCGAATCTGGAGGACTTGGTGGTTTATAATTCAAGAGCGATCCTCCCCTGTTTTGTTGTCATATATAAAACCGTCACTATGACATAG